From Acipenser ruthenus chromosome 2, fAciRut3.2 maternal haplotype, whole genome shotgun sequence, a single genomic window includes:
- the LOC131701633 gene encoding uncharacterized protein LOC131701633, with amino-acid sequence MTYSEAMQRCLSLGDSLASKKQLSSTSTPIPDGIPAWSKDKDVVQFSSGKLTVTPCVNKPSQLALAYCFNPNITDFIPVIKDDKLWLKIAIVCIISSIFIILLMAVTFMKGNKCICCVKRKKPAEDSTLERGQGFDTVRGLHRDRIPSYQISGARTKPPVLSKALNTGYISHYSNHGFESTPEASKQNFAKTYVDHDRYEYSNAAFDNT; translated from the exons ATGACATACAGTGAAGCTATGCAACGGTGTTTATCCCTTGGTGATAGCTTGGCATCAAAGAAACAACTGAGTAGTACATCCACACCCATCCCTGACGGCAT ACCTGCGTGGAGCAAAGACAAGGACGTGGTTCAGTTCTCCAGTGGAAAGCTGACAGTTACTCCATGTGTCAACAAACCCAGCCAGCTTGCTTTAGCCTACTGCTTCAACCCAAATA tcacagACTTTATTCCAGTAATCAAGGATGACAAAT tgtGGCTCAAGATTGCCATAGTTTGCATTATCTCCTCTATATTTATCATCTTACTCATGGCTGTCACCTTCATGAAAGG gaATAAGTGCATCTGCTGTGTCAAACGTAAAAAGCCAGCGGAAGACTCTACCCTAGAGAGAGGCCAAGGCTTTGACACAGTCAGAGGACTGCATCGTGATAGGATTCCATCATACCAGATCAGTGGCGCAAGAACCAAGCCACCTGTATTGAGTAAGGCCTTAAACACTGGCTACATCTCTCATTACTCTAACCATGGCTTTGAATCCACACCCGAGGCCAGTAAGCAGAACTTTGCCAAAACTTATGTGGACCATGACCGTTATGAGTACAGCAATGCTGCCTTTGATAATACTTAA